The nucleotide window GTAGTTACAAAAGTCCAATTTACAGAAGTGCCAGTCAGTAACAATTTGGTCCAtgcaagaggagaaaaataaggaaaagatttTATACGAATAAAGTTTATTCactttaaaagtctgttttattcTATTATGTTGTCATGTTTGAGGAGTATATAAAATGTCCCTTTTAAAAGTTGGAGTGGGATTAAGTGGTATTTGCTAATTTAGATTTCCTTGCTTGTCAGCCTGGcaattctttctaaattttaaattaaaacatctttattttggtCTCTGAAATCCAAAGGTCTTAGAATCAGTGGTCTATATAACACATGGTCCCTAATACCCTGATGATGGCACATAATAGTTTGGTTGTGAAATATCTAATGAATTTTGTCTCTAATGCTACTCCTGTTCGTTCATTGAGGCTCTGTGGAGGACTTGGTGCAGAAGGCTTGTGAGACCAAATTTGTACTAAGCTGAAGCCACATTGAGTTTGCAGTAGGGATGGGCAAGGGATGGATGAACTCTGGATCTGGCCTGTTCCTACTTACTCAGCTTTGCATCTTCTACTTTTCCATGTGTGCAAGGCTTATTCTGTACAGGTACCTTGAACGAATAATATATAGTTCCCTGAAACCATGCAGTATGCTTCTTGTAATTGAAGCATAATAGAAAacgacacttttttttttaaattttttttctaacactcatttttgaaaggcagagacagaactcgaatgggggaggggcagagagagagggagagacaggagcagaagcaggctccaggctctgagctgtcagcacagagtccaatgcggggctcaaactcatggaccacgagatcatgacctgagccaaagtcggctgcttaaccgactgagccactcaggcgcctcgaAAAGGACACTTTCAACAATTATGTTGGAATGtgttcttattatttaaatctacatatttaaagGGATAGactaatcctttttctttttatgccttGCATAGAATAAACTGCTTTAACCAATTAAAGAATTAGGAGGAAGTGAAATAGTTTGTACATTCCGAGTAATTTTTGTATTACAGGTTGCTAtaacttgtgtgtgtatatttctgtGTTCAAAGAGAAAACCCTGAGCTAAGAGTTTTAATATATACTATGTTTACTATGTATATGTTTACCTGTTTCTTGcttcactgatgaaaaaaatccagatactaggattttttttttttaataccatttacattctgagaaaaatacagaatatttctgGGCATTAGATCTAGgatgcattttttattatttgaaaaatcttgTTTTTATAGTAgagttttcataatttatttatatattattttcttggtGTTCTGTTCACCTTTAGGAAAGGACATAGGTTTCTCAGGAGTTTGAAATattaaatcaggaaaacaaaatgattgtAAGAATTTTGTTCTTCAGTTTTTTCTAACACAAGTATTTATATACAGTTACATAGTAGATTTAATCTGTATCAGATTGATTACCTAGCAAAGTATAATTACAGTATAAAGTAAAGGGACATGTGAgtagaaaggaacaaaaaactatgaaaaaccTACATAGTAGAAAAATGTATGCTTGTGAGGAATGAATTGAATTCGGAATAAATTTAGTAGACTGAATACAAGCATTTTGTTGTTCCGTTACAaccgtttttttgtttttttgtgtttttttgtttttttttttactgatagtctacatcagcatcagcatcaccattTCAGTCTACTTGGTATAGTGAATCTGAGATAACTCAGGGAGCACGCTCAAGATCACAAAACCAGCAACGGGATCATGATTCAAAAAGACCTAAACTTTCCTGTACAAACTGTACATCTACCTCTGCTGGGAGAAATATTGGACATGGTTTAAATGCTGTATCAGGTAAGAGTTAAATTTGTGTAAGGGTTATTATATATGCACTATGGACTAAAGCCCTTTTACCAAAACTTAGTGTTACTAAACAAGTTCTGCATGCAAGAGTGGGTCAGAAATGTAGTGGAGATTTCAAAATCTTATTAGTGCTGAAACTAAAATTAACTCAGTTTGGATTTTCTAAATTTGATACAAATTTCCTGTACAAACAAGATTAACATATTTTGGTTAATTAGAATAGCTGATCTGTTTGGTAATCAAATTGGTAAAAATGACATGTATTTTGCTGGTTATTGTATAggaggtcacttttttttttttttaattgttatactAGGGAAGCCAAATGTACTGATACGTTAACATTCCCTAACCTAAGCGTATCTTTTATAAATGGTGAATATTGTGTTATATACTTATattgagaaaaaatagaaattctttaaACAAAATAGTTGATGGTATTCTATTTGGAGTTCTATATATAAGGAATCTGAAAGCGATGATTCAATTCTAGACCTCTGTATGGcattggacaagtcacttaaccattCTGGGATTTAGATGACTTATCCATAAAGTTCCATGCATGGTATTTTGTACTCACAGACATACATTTATTGCACAAAttgaaaacatcttttcttttccttgagggggcagaggaggctcCCTCCTCACTTAGATTCCTCTTCAAATGAAACACTAGGAAATGCCTGAAATAGTTTTAAGGTGAGACAGAGTTTGTGATGACACAATTGGAGATAAAATTCTTGAAATGCATTTGTATTATCATTTGAATTAGTGTAAGCGATTCCTTTCTATTTTGATAGGCAGGACCGCCTGGGGAAAGACACTGCCCATCTGAAGAATATTAAGAGTAGTGTGATGGGTAAGAGCAGACTGTCCTTAACATTGTAGACAAACACCATTGTGCACAGATACTTTTGGTCTCTTCTACTCTGTGAAGGCATAGCATTAAATACCCTGGGCCATTTCCCTTAATGAGGAGGAATCAATAAGGCTATTGGGactaggaaaggaagaaacaaaatttcaaGGTAAATAGTTAGGGGGGAAAGTTAacagacttatttttaatttattttgttagatatgatttcatttaaaaatttagattatGATTGCAACAGTACATTAATTTTTACAATAAGTGAAGCAAGTGTGATGGCAATGATAATATTTCTGATAAAATACCTTCAGTGGCTATAGTAAAACATCTTCCATTTTGACATGGCTTGATTTTAATTTTGGCTGTTCTCCAATATCAGTTTCATTGACTTTTCAGGAAATTCTGCATCTTTGACCAGCTTTGCATTTTGTTCTGTAATTATTTTACATCAAGCTCACATGGTATGGTCAGGTGTTCTAGAAGGTGACTGAGACATTGGCATCATGGATGGGTGGTAAATTGTAGTGTTAGAGAAGAATATTTGAGTAGGAAACAATTTTATAAGTGATGAGTTCATTAgtgaataattttatgttttgctGAATTTTGCTTCTGATTGCAACTATGTAACAAATCATGATAACCTCCCTGTATAATACCACAGAACTGTCATCAGAAATCATGAAAGcattttctgaattaaaatttcttccattattttaagAATCTTCTTGGAGGCATAATCAAGTTCCTAGATCTTCATCAATGGTACTTGGATCATTTGGAACTGACttgatgagagagagaagagatttaGAGAGAAGAACAGATTCTTCCATTAGTAATCTTATGGATTATAGCCACCGAAGTGGTGATTTCACAAATTCATCATGTATGTATAAATTGTATTATTATGTATAGCTTAATAATGTTACATTTTCCTCTGTGtatgtattattaaaatgacAGTAGAAACGAATACATGAAGTGCATCTTACGGAGATTTCAAAATAGTATGTTTTTATACTGTATACtagcttatttgtttttatactttaaaaaataaaaagcttaaaatagaTGTACAGTCGTATCTGGATTTTGCCTgcttataattttctaaaaatatatgttggggcacctaggtggtttagtcagttaagtttcccactcttggtttcagctcaggtcatgatctcatggttcgtaagatcaagccctgcattgggctctgtgcggtcagtttggagcctgcttgggattctctctcctctctgaccctcccccactctttctctctcaagataaataaatattgaaaaatattttattaaaaactgtgTTGTAAAGTATACTAAATAATTTTAGCATACCCCAATATCATTTGCAttctacagttgacccttgaacaatgcaggggtgaGGGCACTGACCCCTATCTGCCCCTTCCTCCGgtgcagttgaaaatctatgtatacataacttttgactcccctaaaacttTACTACTCATACCCTACtgctgactggaagccttaccaaaaATGTAagcagttagttaacatatacctGTATATGTTACATAAtgaattcttataataaagtaagctagagaaaataaattatgtcattaaaaaaatcataaggggtgcctgggtggctcagttggttaagtgtctgacttcggctcaggtcatgatctcacagttggtgagttcgagccctgcatcgggcactgtgctgacagcttggagcctggagcctgcttcgaattctgtgtctgtctgtctgtctctctgtctctctgtctctctctgtctgcccctacccgccctccccaaaataaataaacattaaaaatgttaaaaaagaaaagaaaaaatcgtAAGAGAAATACGTATATAATGCCTACTGTATTTACCAGAAAAATCTGTGGATAAGTGGACCTATGCAGATCGAATCCATGTTGTTCAGGGATTAACTGTATAGTATAATAACTACTTAATGGTAAATTTCTGACCTAACTAAAGCTTGAAATCAACATTTTAAGGCATAATTTAGAATTACTTTTGTTTAACATGAATGTGCCTTTATTCATTCCGTTGAAATAAAGACCTACACTATTTCTGTCAGTGTATTAaggttttcaaaattaaatgtcaTAAAATAGTAATACTAAAAAAAAGTGCTTATTGAAGTTGACAGATCTAGCAGGCAGAAGTGGAGTTTGAtttacacagaagaaaatatacatttgtttggggcacctacgtggctcagtcagttaagtgtctgacttgattttggttcaggttatgatctcagggttcttgagattgagtgcctgtgttgggttctgtgtggacagcacagaacctgcttggggctctctgtctgtctccttctctctctgcccctcccccgcttgtgttttctctctcaaaataaataaactaaaaaaaaaaaaaaaattgttttaggtaATCTCTTCATCCATcctggagctcaaactcacaaccccgtcaactgagccagccaggcacaccctGTGtaggttattttaaataaagttattgGGGCAGACTTTGCCTTGACCAATGACCAATGAAGacctctttttatttgtttggttttaggTGTATGAGCTCTAGTATATAGTATCAGTGGCGTCTAGGTTTGAACGTCTAAAAGTATAGGGTAGAATAGATTTAGCCACTAACAGTTTATCCCTTCACGAAGGTCCATGTGTTAGCACAGTAGCAATCTCACTCTTTAAGCTAAGTGTGTGGATGAGAATTCTTTATAAAGGAATGCTGTAGTATTTCTCATCCCATTTTAAGGTGTAGAACCACCAGTAGTGGGCTCTATTCTGACTCCTAGCTTCTAGCAAGTGTTGAAAAGTAGAGTTATGTCTGATAAGTAACAGAGATaagaacttgaaagaaaaaagattggagGAATTTTTAGCTGTCAACCAAGGTTTGCcgtaaaattttaaagatgatagTATTTGTATGAAATAACTTTTATACTTGCAGTGTAGGAAGAATCTCCAAAACACTGTCTTCCTAGGATTATTTTGCCATTATTTACTGTAAGAGTCCTTTACAGTGAATTATTTGGCTCATTGAAAATTTCTTATccatttagaggcacctgggtggctcagtcggttaagcattcgactttggctcagatcaagatctcatggtttgtgaatttgagctccacatcattctctccgctgtcagcgcagagtccactttggatcctctgtctccctctctctcccacacacgctctctctcaaaaatacccccccccacacacacacacacgcgcgctctctctcaaaaataaacatttaaaaataaaattccttatcCATTTAGATGTTAGATATTTACCATATCAATTTCTGATTAACAAATTCAGACTGTTATACCTTCCTTAATTTAGTAGATTTAGATGTTTGTCTCATTAGCCatgatacatttctttcttttcagtttgcAGTGTTAACTtagtataaaaagagaaatacatatatgtttttttctgtaatagTAGTTAAGCTGTGTATTCATAATAATAGCAGTATTGGTTTGAATCCAGtgtttcattttgcaaatattagttaataattctaaatttaatactcaaaatatttcatgtaattggttatctttcttttctttcaaaaatagatattCAAGACAGAGTTCCTTCTTCATATTCACAGGGAGCAAGACCAAAAGATAACTCAGTGAGCACTTTACAGTTGAATACATCATCCACAAACCACCAGATGCCTTCTGAACATCAGACTGTACCATGTTCTAGGGACTCTAATAGAAATTCTCTACGGTCAAATTTTTCTCCAAGAGAATTGGAATCTCCCCAAAGCAGTACACAGCCTGgattttcttatctttcaaatAGAGATGAAGCCTCAACCATAAGCAGTTCAGATAGGGTTGGTTCATCTCAAAGATCATTTCAAGAATCTTCTGACAACGAAGGTAGACGTTCAACCAGAAGATTGCTGTCACGTATAGCTTCTAGTATGTCATCTACTTTCTTTCCCCGAAGATCTAGTCAGGATTCCTTGAATACAAGATCATTGAGTTCTGAAAATTCCTATGTTTCTCCAAGAATCTTGACAGCTTCACAGTCTCGTAGCAATGCAGCGTCAGCTTCTGATGTTCCCGATAGTAGGGCATCTGAAGCTTCTCAGGGATTTCGATTTCTTAGGCGAAGATGGGGTTTGTCCTCTCTTAGCCAAAATCATAGCTCTGAGCCTGATTCAGAAAATTTTAACCAAGAATCTGAAGGTAGAAATACAGGACCATGGTTATCTTCCTCACTTAGAAATAGATGCACACCTTTGTTCTCTAGAAGGAGACGAGAGGGACGAGATGAATCTTCAAGGATACCTACCTCTGATATACCATCTAGATCTCATCATATTTTTAGAAGAGAATCAAATGAAGTGGTTCACCTTGAAGCACAGAGTGATCCCCTTGGGGCTACTGCCAACAGATCACAAGCATCTGCAGCATCGAGTAGTGCTGCTACAGGTGGCTCCACATCAGATTCAGCTCACAGTGGAAGAAATACAGGAATAACAGGGATCCTTCCTGGTTCTTTATTTCGATTTGCAGTCCCCCCAGCACTTGGAAATAATTTGACTGACAATGTCATGATCACTGTAGATATTATTCCTTCAGGCTGGAGTTCATCTGATGGAAAAAGTGATAAAACTAAAAGTGCACCTTCAAGAGACCCAGAAAAActgcagaaaataaaagagaggtaAATTTGAATACCTGTCATAAGTCTGTAAAGCAAGAGCAGATTAGaggaagaaatcttttttttatttttgaagggagaaagcatgcgagtggggaaggggcagagagagagagggacagaatctgaagggggctctgcagtgagcctgatgtgggactcagagtcgtgaactgtgagatcatgacctgagctgaagtcagatgctcaaccaagtgaaccacccaggtgccccaggaatctttatttctaaaatggctTCTCATAACAAGAAACATACCGGAAATTTCTTTCCTTAAGATTTATACCCACTAAGATGTTAAATTCTCAGAGGTAAAGTGGATGAGAATTAATAATGAAGATAGGCACTGGGGGTGTAGATTGCATCAAGATAGTCTGAAGATTATTTTTAACCAGCTTTCAATACAGCTTTTTgcataaaaaggcaaaaaacctTAATGTCTCACCCCGTTCCTTGGTAGACCATTGCTAAGTAGAATTGATAAAGGGACCCCAGTGGTTTATAAATTATCAAAACTATCTGTCTTACCTTTAGTTAAgatttatttaccatttatttgtaTGTCTCATCTCAGACTCTTCTggaatgagataaaataaaatcatttgcacaaattttgtttttgacGTGTACATGTACACAGAATATTCTTTGTGTATTGATTTGACAGAAATAGTAGTTTAAATATAGGACTTAGAATCTTTTTATGCAGATACAATCTTTGTACagttgattatttaaaaatctctggtAAGAGTGAAAAGATGAAAGATCAGAGATTTCAGTCCcaactttattgtttattttgtcattttagtgtacttagtttttccatttattaaaataatttttattgtaaaatggaTTAGGATAGTTTATGTAAAATATAGGAAGACAAGACTTAGGTAAAGCTAAGGTTGTGGGGTGTTTTAACTTGTTGCTTTTTCTTCATAAATAACTAATGTAATGGGATTGTTGGGAAGCATAGTTTTtactattttagatttttttatttttttaagaagaaatacattaaaatgtaacTCTCTGGGGATAAAGAGAGTCTGGGTTGTTGGATATTAGGCTACTACATTCCCTTTTTTCCTTATGTAGGACAGATTGTAGCATGGGACTATTCTCTTCCCGCATTTGAAGTttgctatttttcctttcttgaaaaaagATGCCCTGGTAGTCTTAGCTTTAATGTCATAGTAACTCCCTCTGATTATATGCTGTCTGCTGATAAATGTAGTAACTATTATATTTCCTGTGTTCAAAGTTAGGTTAATTTGAGGGTAGTGGTTCAACAGAGGGCAAAGCATTAGTTTGGTAATttccaaagagaaacaaattaagCCAGCACCACCATGTCTGGTTAGATTATAAAGCAGTATTTGTTGGTTATTTTGTCATAGAAATAGTGTGTGGGTATTCctctgttatatattttttgctaatATGTGATTTCAAGACACTCCACAAGTAAATTAATACGAGTCTAAAAAATTGAAActcttaagtaaaaataattgaaag belongs to Felis catus isolate Fca126 chromosome C1, F.catus_Fca126_mat1.0, whole genome shotgun sequence and includes:
- the MARCHF7 gene encoding E3 ubiquitin-protein ligase MARCHF7 isoform X2, producing the protein MESKPSRIPRRISVQPSSSLSARMMSGSRGNSLNDTYHSRDSSFRLDSEYQSTSASASPFQSTWYSESEITQGARSRSQNQQRDHDSKRPKLSCTNCTSTSAGRNIGHGLNAVSESSWRHNQVPRSSSMVLGSFGTDLMRERRDLERRTDSSISNLMDYSHRSGDFTNSSYIQDRVPSSYSQGARPKDNSVSTLQLNTSSTNHQMPSEHQTVPCSRDSNRNSLRSNFSPRELESPQSSTQPGFSYLSNRDEASTISSSDRVGSSQRSFQESSDNEGRRSTRRLLSRIASSMSSTFFPRRSSQDSLNTRSLSSENSYVSPRILTASQSRSNAASASDVPDSRASEASQGFRFLRRRWGLSSLSQNHSSEPDSENFNQESEGRNTGPWLSSSLRNRCTPLFSRRRREGRDESSRIPTSDIPSRSHHIFRRESNEVVHLEAQSDPLGATANRSQASAASSSAATGGSTSDSAHSGRNTGITGILPGSLFRFAVPPALGNNLTDNVMITVDIIPSGWSSSDGKSDKTKSAPSRDPEKLQKIKESLLLEDSEEEEGDLCRICQMAAASSSNLLIEPCKCTGSLQYVHQDCMKKWLQAKINSGSSLEAVTTCELCKEKLQLNLEDFDIHELHRAHANEQAEYEFISSGLYLVVLLHLCEQSFSDMMGNTNEPSTRVRLQRMIPKKMETITEHLILPNFI
- the MARCHF7 gene encoding E3 ubiquitin-protein ligase MARCHF7 isoform X1, with amino-acid sequence MESKPSRIPRRISVQPSSSLSARMMSGSRGNSLNDTYHSRDSSFRLDSEYQSTSASASPFQSTWYSESEITQGARSRSQNQQRDHDSKRPKLSCTNCTSTSAGRNIGHGLNAVSESSWRHNQVPRSSSMVLGSFGTDLMRERRDLERRTDSSISNLMDYSHRSGDFTNSSYIQDRVPSSYSQGARPKDNSVSTLQLNTSSTNHQMPSEHQTVPCSRDSNRNSLRSNFSPRELESPQSSTQPGFSYLSNRDEASTISSSDRVGSSQRSFQESSDNEGRRSTRRLLSRIASSMSSTFFPRRSSQDSLNTRSLSSENSYVSPRILTASQSRSNAASASDVPDSRASEASQGFRFLRRRWGLSSLSQNHSSEPDSENFNQESEGRNTGPWLSSSLRNRCTPLFSRRRREGRDESSRIPTSDIPSRSHHIFRRESNEVVHLEAQSDPLGATANRSQASAASSSAATGGSTSDSAHSGRNTGITGILPGSLFRFAVPPALGNNLTDNVMITVDIIPSGWSSSDGKSDKTKSAPSRDPEKLQKIKESLLLEDSEEEEGDLCRICQMAAASSSNLLIEPCKCTGSLQYVHQDCMKKWLQAKINSGSSLEAVTTCELCKEKLQLNLEDFDIHELHRAHANEQAEYEFISSGLYLVVLLHLCEQSFSDMMGNTNEPSTRVRFINLARTLQAHMEDLETSEDDSEEDGDHNRTFDIA